The stretch of DNA GGCGGGATTATTTATAATAGCGACTATCACTTCCCTGCCGGAGTTCGCAACAGCTATAAGCGGAGTTCTTGAAGGATATCCCAACATGGTGATAGGAGATATACTCGGCAGTAATTTTTTCAATATAACCGCTTTTTCCCTGTTTTCCTTCGTTTGGTTTAACCTTTTGAAGAAAAGCGAGGATTCAGGAGCTTATAAGCTTATTGGATGGGGTTTGCTTTTTACATCTTTTACGATGTTTGGTATACTATTTAAGGTAAACCTTTTCCCCGTGTTTTTGGTGTATCCTTTGATTGTGATATCCATGTTTAAGCGCTCTGAAGGTGAAGCGGGTTCAAAAAGCTCCAGTGGGGGAAATGCTATATTGATTTATCTCTTCGGAAGCGGAACCCTCGTAGCAGTAGCAGGGTATTTTCTGATAGTCTCCGCTGGTAAGTTAGCGACGTTGACAAGCCTTACAAATACGTTTATGGGCACTTTATTTATAGCCGTTGTTACTTCGTTGCCCGAGGTTTCAACCTCTTGTGCTGCATTGAGAAGGGGGTCTTATAACTTGTTTGTTGGAGATCTTTTAGGAAGTAATCTATTTAACTTTTTTATACTTCCTATTGCTGCTTTTCTCTACAAGGGATCGATGATAAGTGAAGCTTCCTTAACGCATCTTATTACGTGTCTTGGCGTAATGATCGTGAGCTCAGGTGTTTTATTGCTGATTTCCCATAAGTGGAGAGCCTTAGGATTGGCTTTGCCATTGGTTTATCCTCTATTTATCTTCATGGTTAATAAGGGGGTAGAAGGCTTTGCTTGAATTTAGCGAGCTAAGCAATAAAACGTTAGTGGAGCTTCAAGCTATAGCTAAGGAATTCGGGGTTACGGGGTATACTCGTTTTAGGAAGCAGGAGCTGATATTTGAGATATTAAGAGCGCAGGCTAAAAGTAGGGGGTTTTTATTTGGTGGTGGGGTTCTTGAGATAGTTCCGGAAGGAATGGGCTTTTTAAGGACGAATGGTTATCTTCCTGGAAATGCAGATGTCTATGTTTCTCCCTCTCAGATAAGAAGATTTAACCTCAGGACGGGGGATATCGTTTGGGGGCAGACCAGGCCTCCTAAGGAGCAAGAACACTACTTTTCTCTCCTCAGAGTTGAGGTCGTTAACTTTGAAGATCCGGAAAAAGCGAGAATGAGACCTTTCTTTGATGAGCTAACCCCTATATATCCCTGTGAGAAGTTTATCCTCGAGAGTGATCCCAATGAGATATCCACTCGCTTAGTGGATCTATTCGCTCCTATAGGTAAAGGACAGAGAGGGCTTATAGTGTCTCCACCTAAAGCTGGGAAAACGACGCTTCTTAAGAATATAGCAAATAGTATAACCGCGAATCATCCAGAGGTTTTTCTTATAGTTCTTTTGATAGATGAGAGGCCTGAAGAGGTTACGGACATGAAGCGATCTGTCAGAGGGGAAGTCGTAAGCTCCACATTTGATCGGCCCGTTAATGAGCATCTTAAGGTAGCTGAGCTCGTTCTTGAGAAGGCAAAGAGATTGGTGGAGTATGGAAGAGATGTAGTTATACTACTGGATAGCTTAACGAGATTGGCGAGAGCATATAACCTTACAGTTCCGCCAAGTGGGAGAACTCTCTCTGGAGGAATGGATTCCGTAGCCATTCATTACCCTAAGAGGTTTTTAGGAGCTGCGAGAAATATAGAGGAAGGAGGAAGCCTCACAATCATAGCTACTGCTCTGATAGATACGGGTAGCAGGATGGATGATCTTATATATGAGGAGTTTAAGGGAACGGGAAATATGGAGATACATTTAAGCAGAAAGCTTGCTGAACAGCGAATATTCCCAGCAATTGATCTTAAAAAGTCTGGTACAAGGAAAGAGGAGCTTCTTTTAAGTGAAGAGGAGTTGCAAAAAGTTTGGCTTTTAAGGAGAAGAATGGCTGGGCTTGATGAGGCAGAGGTTCTGCAAATATTAATTAAGAAGCTCAGGGAGACGAAGACTAACGCGGAGTTCCTCCGAGCCGTTAAGTAAGGAGGTGCGAGATGAGAGGGCATTTTTCAAAATTTGTTATTTTTATGATAAGTCTTTCTTCTCTCTTTCTCTTCCTCTCCTGGAGGGAGTGTGAAAATCTTTGGGCGGTAAAGCGTGGGATATGTGAGGAGCCAAGATATGACTGGGAGAAGGAGGAGATAATCAAGTTTGCTAAAGAGGTACCGTATGATCTGGTAGGAGTAGATGTAAGTATAGGGGCAGGGATAGCTTCTGCTATGTCGCTTGAAGTTCCACCTCTTCCCGAGGTGAAAAGCTTGGTTTTCGTTGCTTTTAGCATGGAAGGGAATGTAGGAAGAGGCTTGGATGTTGGAATTTCCTTAAGTGATTTAAAAAACTTCTCGCTTGTTGGAGTAAAATACCTCTTTAAAGCGGGATTACCTCGCAGCGGAAGTCTCTCTCTTAAGGTTGATAGAGAGATAGAGACGAAGATTAAGAAAACCTCACCAGTAAAAGTTTTTACCTATGTTGTTAAGCCAGGAGATACTCTTTGGGACATAGCCAGAAAATTTAAGATAACTGTTGATACGCTTATAAGCGCTAATAAGCTTAAGAGGATAGATCTATTAAAAATAGGACAGGTAATAAAGGTTCCGAATGTTCCTGGCGTTTTTCATAAGGTTTCCAAGGGAGAAACTCTAAAAAAGATAGCGAGGATGTATAAGGTTAAGCTTGAGAGCATAAAGAAATATAATCCTAACGTAAAAACGCTTAAACCCGGAATGCTTGTGTTCATTCCAGGTGGTAAGCTAAAGCGTGGGGGTTTACCTTCAAGGCCCAGATGGCTTGCGTCTCGTCTTTCCCGAAAGAGGTTTATATGGCCAGTGTATGGGCGCATAACCTCTAAGTTTGGTTGGAGAAGAAGTCCATTTTCCCGAAGAATGGAGTTCCATCCAGGTTTAGATATAAGGGGGGCAGTTGGAAAACCTATAAGGGCTTCCCGGTCTGGGAGGGTTAAATACGCTGGTTGGCAAAGGGGATATGGGCTCGTTATAGTTGTAGATCATGGAGGAGGCTGGGAGACTCGATATGCTCACTGTAGCAGGATATACGTTAGAGTGGGTCAATATGTCAGGCAGGGGCAAATAATAGGAAGAGTAGGTAATACTGGTAGATCAACGGGTCCTCATCTTCATTTTGAAATAAGAAACA from Synergistota bacterium encodes:
- the rho gene encoding transcription termination factor Rho, which translates into the protein MLEFSELSNKTLVELQAIAKEFGVTGYTRFRKQELIFEILRAQAKSRGFLFGGGVLEIVPEGMGFLRTNGYLPGNADVYVSPSQIRRFNLRTGDIVWGQTRPPKEQEHYFSLLRVEVVNFEDPEKARMRPFFDELTPIYPCEKFILESDPNEISTRLVDLFAPIGKGQRGLIVSPPKAGKTTLLKNIANSITANHPEVFLIVLLIDERPEEVTDMKRSVRGEVVSSTFDRPVNEHLKVAELVLEKAKRLVEYGRDVVILLDSLTRLARAYNLTVPPSGRTLSGGMDSVAIHYPKRFLGAARNIEEGGSLTIIATALIDTGSRMDDLIYEEFKGTGNMEIHLSRKLAEQRIFPAIDLKKSGTRKEELLLSEEELQKVWLLRRRMAGLDEAEVLQILIKKLRETKTNAEFLRAVK
- a CDS encoding peptidoglycan DD-metalloendopeptidase family protein, which encodes MRGHFSKFVIFMISLSSLFLFLSWRECENLWAVKRGICEEPRYDWEKEEIIKFAKEVPYDLVGVDVSIGAGIASAMSLEVPPLPEVKSLVFVAFSMEGNVGRGLDVGISLSDLKNFSLVGVKYLFKAGLPRSGSLSLKVDREIETKIKKTSPVKVFTYVVKPGDTLWDIARKFKITVDTLISANKLKRIDLLKIGQVIKVPNVPGVFHKVSKGETLKKIARMYKVKLESIKKYNPNVKTLKPGMLVFIPGGKLKRGGLPSRPRWLASRLSRKRFIWPVYGRITSKFGWRRSPFSRRMEFHPGLDIRGAVGKPIRASRSGRVKYAGWQRGYGLVIVVDHGGGWETRYAHCSRIYVRVGQYVRQGQIIGRVGNTGRSTGPHLHFEIRNRGRPVNPLYYLR